In the Sandaracinaceae bacterium genome, TGCGTCGAGGAGGCGGGGCAGAAGCCCATCTGGGACGTCTCGCCGCTCGCCTCCATGCACCTCTTCGGGCAGGACTCCGCCGGCTGGTCCGAGCGCCTCGGCGTGTTCGGCGCGCCCGTCGGTCGGGACAACCCGCTCGGGCCCTGCGACGCGACGCTCGCGAGCCCTTCGCGCTTCCTCGAGGGGTTCATCGGCGGGGCGTGCGCCAGCGGCGCGGACTGCGACGGCCGGACCTGCATGACCGAAGCCGAGGGCTGGCCGGGCGGCGCGTGCACCGAGCCCTGCGAGACGTCTTGCCCGGATCGCTCCGGCGCCAACGCCTTCACCGCGTGCGTGGACCTCGAGGGCGCGCGCCGCTGCCTCGCGCGCTGCGACTTCACGCTCTTCGCGACGGGGTGCCGGCCGGGCTACGGCTGCGCGCGCCATCCGCACCCGACGGGCGCCGGCGCCGATCGCTGGGTGTGCACGCCCGCCGAGTGCAGGTGAGGGCCGTGTCCTCGAGCGACATCGAGCTCGACGCGAGAGAGTGGCTCGTGCTCGCCGGCCTCATCCGCGTGATGATGCACGCCGACGGCAAGATCAGCGTGCGCGAGCACGGCCTCGTCGGCCGCCTCGCCACGCGCCTCGGCCCCGCGCTCTGGACGAACCTCGCGCTGGCGGAGGTCCGGCTCCCCGACGAGGCGGCCGTCCGGAGCGCCGCCGCCCGCGTCGAGCGGCCCGAGGCGAGAGGGCTGATCCGCGCCGTGGCCGAGGAGGTCGCCTCCGCCGACGGGATCGACGACTCCGAGCGCGCGCTCCTCGACTGGCTCGACGCGCTCTGGCGCGAGTGAGCGCGGGCTCAGAAGGAGACCGCGACGCGCCCGTAGCCGCCGCCGAGGGTGGGCGAGAGATCGAAGGCGAGTGACGGGTCGACCTCGGCCGGGAGGGGCTCGTCTCCCTCGCTCGCCTCGCGCTCGAGCCGCTCTCGCAGCTCCTGGTACGCGCTCCAGCGCTGCTCGGCCGGCGAGGTCGAGGCGAGGGTGATGATGCCGCTGACGACGCTGACCGCGGCGCCGATCAGGATGAAGTAGTCGAGCGGCTGATCGAAGCGGAGGTCGCTCGCGGCGAGGTAGATCGGCACGACCGCGACGCCCGCCGCCATGTTGAGCCCGGCGTCGAGGATGCGCGCGATCAGGCTCTGCTCGGCGAGCACCCGGAGCTGCTCCTCACCGTACGCGAGCCTCGCCTGGACCTCGTCGTCGTCGCCCATCGGCATGTGCTGGTACGCGATGGAGGCGCCCTGGGCGTTGGGCGTGAGCACCAGGTCGAGCACGCCGCGCGCGGCCATCGTGCCGCCATAGACGTAGAGGTAGACCGAGAGCGCGTCGTCGGCCGGCTCGGACAGCGCGCCGAGGGTGATGGTCAGGCCCGCGGTCACGAAGGAGAGCACCGCGTTGACGATGTTCGCGCCCCCCCGCGCGGCCAGGGCGCGGAGGTTGGCGTCGAGCGCGCGGAGGCGCGTGGTCAGCCGGCTCGGGATGCGCACCGTCGGCTCGTCCTCGTCCGAGCTGGCGCGGATGGCCGGCTCGTCTTCGTCGAGGGCGGCGTCGTCCGGGACCGGGTAGCGCAGCTCCGCGTCGTCCCCCGCGGGCGCCGCGCCCGGGGGCAACGGGATGTCCACGGCGCGTGGGTCGGCCTCTCTGGTGTCCTGCGTCTCGAGCGGCTCCTGTGCGGTCTCCTGGGCGGCTCGACCGGGAGACGGGTCACCGGGAGAGGGCGAGGCGAGGCCGCGCCCGGCCTGGGCGAGCGCCAGCGCGGGCGTCAGGGCGACCAGAAACGCGAGCGACGCGGTGACGCGAGACACCTGCCCAGAGTAACGCCCCCTGGCGCACGTCGCGAGACTCGCGAACGATTCGTCGGTCAGGGCGCGGCGAGCTGCTGCGCGGCGGACGCGGGGGGCGCGTCCGTCGGGCGGTCGAGCGCGGCGAGGCCCTGGCGCGCGCGCAGATCGTCGTCGTCTCGGCGGAGCGCCTCGCGGAACGCGGCCCGGGCCTCCACCCGACGCTGCCGGGCCGCGAGCGCCGCGCCGAGCACCGAGTGACCGCGCCCGTCGTCCTCGGGGAGCCGCTCGATGGCGTCCCGGCTCGCGCGCTCCGCGAGCGCCGCGTCCCCCGCCTCGAGCGCGGCGTGGGCCAGCTCCAGCCGGAGATCCACGTCGTCGTGCCGCGCGAGCGCGTCCGCGAGCAGCGCCGCCGCCGCGTCGGCCTGCCCCGCCGCCACCAGCGCGCCGGCCAGGTCCCGGCGCGTGTCCAGGTCGTCCGGTCGGCGACCCAGGATGCGCTGGTAGTGCTCGACGGCCAGCTGCGGAGCGCCCAGCGCGAGCGTCACCGCGCCCAGCTCCGAGAGAATGTCGTTGTCCTGCGGCCAGGCCCGGTGCGCCGCCTCGAGCGCGCGCCGCGCCGCGTGCAGCCGGTCGGTCAGCGCGGCCGTGGTCGCGAGCCGTCGCAAGAGCGCCGCGCTCTGTCGGTCCTGCAGCCCCGCCGCGCCCGCCGCCTGCTCGATCGCGGCGTCCAGGTTCCCCGCGAGAGCTCTCGCCCAGGCCCGCGCGCGGTCCGCCTCGCGGCCCGTCTCACCCCGCGCCGCGCTCCTGGGCAACGTCGAGACGAACGCGTCGAGCGCCTCGGCCACGCGCGCGGCGTGCGCCCGGTCCGCCTCACCCGACGAGAGGGGCGCGGCGGGCGCGGTGGGCAGCGCGGCGGCGAGCGCGAGCGCGGCGCGTCCGTCCTCCGGATCCGAGCGATCGAGCGCGCGCAGCCGCAGCCGCCGCG is a window encoding:
- a CDS encoding tetratricopeptide repeat protein, which produces MGLLVMTLVSGLSTVGVAGAQRESRAVDRLLSRADAADARGGGASARRLRLRALDRSDPEDGRAALALAAALPTAPAAPLSSGEADRAHAARVAEALDAFVSTLPRSAARGETGREADRARAWARALAGNLDAAIEQAAGAAGLQDRQSAALLRRLATTAALTDRLHAARRALEAAHRAWPQDNDILSELGAVTLALGAPQLAVEHYQRILGRRPDDLDTRRDLAGALVAAGQADAAAALLADALARHDDVDLRLELAHAALEAGDAALAERASRDAIERLPEDDGRGHSVLGAALAARQRRVEARAAFREALRRDDDDLRARQGLAALDRPTDAPPASAAQQLAAP